In Meleagris gallopavo isolate NT-WF06-2002-E0010 breed Aviagen turkey brand Nicholas breeding stock chromosome 5, Turkey_5.1, whole genome shotgun sequence, a single window of DNA contains:
- the GEMIN2 gene encoding gem-associated protein 2, with product MESTVEELMPRLLPVGDYDLPDDFDPTVPPRTPQEYLRRVQIEAARCPDVVVAQIDPKKLRKKQTVNIAISGCQPAPEGYSPTLKWQQQQVANFSSVRQSLNKHRNHWRSQDLDSNVNMPKLEDEEGWKKFCLGERVYAEIDAESDNENLGVDYIKVGFPPLLSIVSRMNQATVTSVLEYLISWFGERKFTPELGRWFYALLACLEKPLLPEAHSLIRQLARRCSEVRVLEENKNEEQVSALNLLICLVSRYFDQRDLADEPS from the exons ATGGAGTCGACTGTGGAGGAGCTGATGCCGCGGCTGCTGCCTGTTGGAGACTATGACCTACCCGACGACTTCGACCCCACCGTGCCGCCCCGGACGCCGCAAGAGTACCTGAGGCGCGTCCA gATTGAAGCAGCGCGATGCCCAGATGTGGTCGTGGCACAAATAGACCCCAAGAAACTAAGAAAGAAGCAGACGGTAAACATTGCA ATTTCTGGATGTCAGCCTGCTCCAGAAGGATATTCTCCAACACTcaagtggcagcagcagcaagtgGCCAATTTCTCATCTGTTCGTCAG AGCCTGAACAAGCACAGGAATCACTGGCGGTCGCAGGATTTGGACAGTAATGTTAACATG cCCAAGTTAGAGGATGAAGAAGGTTGGAAGAAGTTCTGCCTGGGTGAAAGAGTATATGCAGAAATAGATGCAGAATCTGATAATGAAAATCTAGGAGTTGATTACATAAAG GTTGGCTTTCCTCCTTTGCTAAGTATTGTAAGCAGAATGAATCAG GCCACAGTAACCAGTGTCTTAGAATACCTGATAAGCTGGTTTGGAGAGAGAAAATTTACTCCAGAactg GGTAGATGGTTTTATGCTCTGTTAGCATGCCTTGAAAAACCTTTGTTACCTGAAGCTCACTCCCTTATTCGACAGCTGGCAAGGCGGTGCTCAGAAGTGAGAGTACTAGAG gaGAACAAGAATGAAGAGCAAGTTTCAGCTCTGAACCTGTTAATCTGCTTAGTTAGCAG ATACTTTGATCAACGTGATTTAGCTGATGAACCCTCCTAG
- the TRAPPC6B gene encoding trafficking protein particle complex subunit 6B, producing MGFRVGQGLIERFTKDTARFKDELDIMKFICKDFWTTVFKKQIDNLRTNHQGIYVLQDNKFRLLTQMSAGKQYLEHAPKYLAFTCGLIRGGLSNLGIKSIVTAEVSSMPACKFQVMIQKM from the exons ATGGGCTTCCGCGTCGGGCAGGGGCTGATCGAGAG GTTTACAAAAGATACAGCCAGGTTCAAGGATGAATTAGATATTATGAAGTTCATTTGCAAAGATTTTTGGACAACTgtattcaaaaaacaaatagaCAACCTAAGGACTAATCATCAG ggtATTTATGTTCTTCAAGACAACAAATTTCGACTCTTGACACAAATGTCTGCAGGAAAGCAGTATTTAGAACATGCACCAAAG TATTTAGCATTTACCTGTGGACTAATCAGAGGGGGCCTATCGAATTTGGGAATAAAGAGTATTGTAACAGCTGAAGTTTCATCAATGCCTGCAT GTAAATTCCAGGTGATGATACAGAAAATGTAG